The region CGTACGAGCGTCGATTCGGTCACGTTTTCGTCATCTGTCTGGATGGTCTGCGGCGCGAGGAGCGGCTCGACCGGCTGCTGACCGGGATCCGGAACCGGCTGGGCAACGAGCGGGAGCGGGAGCGCGACAACACCGCGGAGGAGCTGCGGCGCATCGCCCGCGGCAGGCTCGTCCGGCTGGCCGCGAACACCTCCCGTTCGCCGGACGTGCCCGGGTTCCGTATCGCATGATCGCCCGTTCGTGCTTGATGGATCACACCTGAGCCCCCCGGACGAACCTGCCGACAGCACGTCGGTACGATGGCCAGGGCCGGTGGACCGTACCCGGCCGGGCCCGACCGACCGTGAAGCCGGCAGGCCCCAAATCCGCTTCCGGAGGGTTTTTCCGTGCCGGCTGGAACGCTGTATCGCGGCCGGGAAGGTATGTGGTCCTGGGTGGCTCATCGAGTCACCGGCGTCCTCATCTTTTTCTTCCTGTTCGTACATGTGCTGGACACCTCGCTGGTCCGCGTCTCGCCCGAGGCGTACGACAACGTGGTTGCCACCTACAAGAATCCCGTCGTGAACCTGATGGAGTACGGCCTCGTGGCCGCCATCCTGTTTCACGCCCTCAACGGCCTTCGCGTCATCGCCGTCGACTTCTGGTCCAAGGGAGCGAGGTACCAGCGCCAGATGCTCTGGGGCGTCGTCGGTATCTGGGTCGTGCTGATGGCGGGCGCCTTCTACCCGATCCTCCAGCACACGCTGCGCGAACTGTTCGGGAGCTGACGCACATGTCCGCCGAGACCACCACCCCCGCGAGCGACGCGGTCAGCGCGTACGACGTGGATCATCCGGCCCCGGTCATCGAGCCGCCGCGGGCCCGTAGCCGCAAGACGCCCAGGGCGACCCGTACGAACTTCGAGATGTACGGCTGGCTCTTCATGCGCCTGTCCGGCGTCCTGCTGGTCGTCCTGGTCCTTGGCCATCTGCTGATCCAGCTCGTGCTGGACGGCGGTGTCACCAAGATCGGCTTCGCCTTCGTGGCCGGCCGCTGGGCCTCGCCGTTCTGGCAGGCATGGGATCTGATCATGCTCTGGCTCGCCACGCTGCACGGCGCGAACGGCCTGCGCACGATCATCAACGACTACGCGGAGCGGGAAACCACCCGCCTGTGGCTGAAGGCGCTGCTCTACACAGCGGCAGGATTCACCATCGTGCTCGGCACTCTGGTGATCTTCACCTTCGACCCGAACATCCGCTAGGCCCCGGGGCTGAGGTATCCACTCATGAAGATCCATAAGTACGACACCGTCATCGTCGGCGCCGGCGGGGCCGGAATGCGCGCGGCCATCGAGTCGACCAAGCGCAGCCGCACCGCGGTGCTCACCAAGCTCTACCCGACCCGCTCCCACACCGGCGCGGCGCAGGGCGGCATGGCCGCCGCCCTCGCCAATGTCGAGGAGGACAACTGGGAGTGGCACACCTTCGACACGATCAAGGGCGGTGACTACCTGGTCGACCAGGACGCCGCCGAGATCCTGGCGAAGGAGGCCATCGACTCCGTCCTCGACCTGGAGAAGATGGGCCTGCCGTTCAACCGCACCCCGAACGGCACCATCGACCAGCGCCGCTTCGGCGGCCACAGCCGTAACCACGGCGAGGCCCCGGTCCGCCGGTCCTGCTACGCCTCGGACCGCACCGGCCACATGATCCTCCAGACGCTGTACCAGAACTGCGTCAAGGAGGGCGTGGAGTTCTTCAACGAGTTCTACGTCCTGGACCTCCTGATGACCGAGGTCGACGGGGTCAAGCGCACCGCCGGTGTGGTGGCCTACGAGCTGGCCACCGGTGAGCTGCACGTCTTCCAGGCGAAGGCCGTCGTCTTCGCCTCCGGCGGCTGCGGCAAGTTCTTCAAGGTGACCTCCAACGCGCACACCCTCACCGGTGACGGCCAGGCGGTCGCCTATCGGCGCGGGCTGCCGCTGGAGGACATGGAGTTCTTCCAGTTCCACCCGACCGGCATCTGGCGGATGGGCATCCTGCTGACGGAGGGCGCCCGCGGTGAGGGCGGCATCCTCCGCAACAAGGACGGCGAGCGCTTCATGGAGAAGTACGCGCCGGTCATGAAGGACCTGGCATCGCGAGACGTGGTGTCGCGGTCCATCTACACGGAGATCCGCGAGGGCCGCGGCTGCGGTCCGGAGGGCGACCACGTCTATCTGGACCTGACCCACCTGCCGCCGGAGCAACTGGACGCCAAGCTGCCCGACATCACCGAGTTCGCGCGGACCTACCTGGGCATCGAGCCGTACACGGACCCGATCCCGATCCAGCCGACCGCGCACTACACGATGGGCGGCATCCCGACCAACGTCCAGG is a window of Streptomyces violaceusniger Tu 4113 DNA encoding:
- a CDS encoding succinate dehydrogenase hydrophobic membrane anchor subunit, with translation MSAETTTPASDAVSAYDVDHPAPVIEPPRARSRKTPRATRTNFEMYGWLFMRLSGVLLVVLVLGHLLIQLVLDGGVTKIGFAFVAGRWASPFWQAWDLIMLWLATLHGANGLRTIINDYAERETTRLWLKALLYTAAGFTIVLGTLVIFTFDPNIR
- the sdhA gene encoding succinate dehydrogenase flavoprotein subunit translates to MKIHKYDTVIVGAGGAGMRAAIESTKRSRTAVLTKLYPTRSHTGAAQGGMAAALANVEEDNWEWHTFDTIKGGDYLVDQDAAEILAKEAIDSVLDLEKMGLPFNRTPNGTIDQRRFGGHSRNHGEAPVRRSCYASDRTGHMILQTLYQNCVKEGVEFFNEFYVLDLLMTEVDGVKRTAGVVAYELATGELHVFQAKAVVFASGGCGKFFKVTSNAHTLTGDGQAVAYRRGLPLEDMEFFQFHPTGIWRMGILLTEGARGEGGILRNKDGERFMEKYAPVMKDLASRDVVSRSIYTEIREGRGCGPEGDHVYLDLTHLPPEQLDAKLPDITEFARTYLGIEPYTDPIPIQPTAHYTMGGIPTNVQGEVLADNDTVVPGLYAAGEVACVSVHGANRLGTNSLLDINVFGRRAGIAAAEYSARADFVELPEDPAAFVQNQVESLRDATGTERVTEVRKALQETMDKNVMVFRTEQTLKEAVEELGHLRARFKNVSVQDKGKRFNTDLLEAIELGNLLDLAEVMAISALARKESRGGHYREDYPNRDDVNFMRHTMAYREVGADGSESIRLDYKPVVQTRYQPMERKY
- the sdhC gene encoding succinate dehydrogenase, cytochrome b556 subunit; translated protein: MPAGTLYRGREGMWSWVAHRVTGVLIFFFLFVHVLDTSLVRVSPEAYDNVVATYKNPVVNLMEYGLVAAILFHALNGLRVIAVDFWSKGARYQRQMLWGVVGIWVVLMAGAFYPILQHTLRELFGS